Proteins encoded within one genomic window of Glycine soja cultivar W05 chromosome 1, ASM419377v2, whole genome shotgun sequence:
- the LOC114415910 gene encoding transcription factor bHLH140-like, translated as MDMDVEEASAPKERKPVLVILVGAPGSGKSTFCEEVMGSSTRPWVRVCQDTIGNGKAGNKAQCLSSATRALKDGKSVFIDRCNLDREQRSEFIKLGDGPQIDVHAVVLDLPAKLCISRSVKRTGHEGNLQGGKAAAVVNRMLQHKELPKLSEGFSRITFCQNESDVKNALNTYSTLGPLDSLQYGCFGQKNPDSKIQVGIMKFLKRAEVPVAAASRESGIEDPTSQTPGKNNSCCKDKQTFSSIPDNDNSETKEVENQAVGSVDSHANQVSLDDIPTLAFPSISTSDFQFNHEKAADIIVEKVAEFSNKFRNARLVLVDLSHKSKILSLVKAKIAGKNIDAQKFFTHVGDITHLYSRGGLRCNVIANAANWRLNPGGGGVNAAIFNAAGPELESATKEKVQSLSPGNAAVVPLPSSSPLFTREGVTHVIHVVGPNMNPQRPNCLNNDYNKGCKILQDAYTSLFEGFASIVRNQTWHPVGKSENLERKSLELQVQSDCSRNYFTKTDQKSKRDVDHGLGKSKKYKGTRDDSGLTFTDSRNENVDSEHRTERSMTKTWGSWAQALHQIAMHPEKLKDDLLEISDDVVVLNDMYPKARKHVLVLARTGGLDCLADVQKEHLQLLNKMHDVGLKWAEKFLNENASLVFRLGYHSAPSMRQLHLHVISQDFESIHLKNKKHWNSFNTAFFLDSVDVMDEISSDGKAKLKDDDKLLSMELRCHRCRSAHPNIPRLKLHISSCQSPFPAHLLQHGRLVHAPGEPHSNVQ; from the exons ATGGACATGGACGTGGAAGAAGCTTCTGCACCTAAAG AGAGAAAGCCCGTTTTGGTGATCTTGGTGGGCGCTCCAGGGAGCGGGAAGTCCACCTTCTGCGAAGAAGTTATGGGTTCCTCTACTCGCCCTTGGGTTCGCGTATGCCAG GACACTATTGGAAATGGTAAAGCAGGAAATAAAGCTCAGTGCCTAAGCAGTGCAACTAGAGCATTGAAGGATGGGAAGAGTGTATTTATTGATAGGTGCAATCTTGACAGAGAACAGCGTTCAGAATTTATAAAGCTTGGTGATGGACCCCAAATAGATGTCCATGCAGTTGTACTTGATCTTCCTGCTAAGCTTTGTATTTCTCGATCAGTCAAACGAACTGGGCATGAAGGAAATTTGCAGGGTGGAAAAGCTGCTGCAGTTGTGAATAGAATGCTTCAACATAAAGAGCTTCCCAAATTAAGTGAAGGCTTTAGCCGGATAACATTTTGTCAGAATGAAAGTGATGTAAAAAATGCTCTTAACACATACAGCACACTTGGGCCACTGGATAGTCTTCAATATGGCTGCTTTGGCCAGAAGAATCCTGATTCCAAAATTCAAGTTGGTATAATGAAGTTCCTTAAAAGAGCAGAGGTCCCAGTTGCTGCTGCATCTAGAGAGAGTGGCATTGAAGACCCTACTTCCCAGACTCCGGGTAAAAATAACTCCTGCTGCAAAGATAAGCAAACATTTTCCTCAATTCCTGATAATGACAACTCAGAGACGAAGGAAGTAGAAAACCAAGCAGTTGGCTCTGTTGATTCCCATGCCAATCAAGTTTCTCTGGATGATATTCCCACTCTGGCATTTCCATCTATTTCAACATCTGATTTTCAATTCAACCATGAGAAGGCAGCTGATATTATTGTTGAGAAGGTTGCAGAGTTCTCAAATAAGTTTAGGAATGCCAGACTTGTTCTTGTTGACTTGTCTCATAAATCAAAGATTCTGTCCTTAGTTAAGGCTAAAATTGCAGGAAAAAACATTGATGCCCAAAAGTTCTTTACCCATGTTGGGGACATTACTCATCTTTATTCCAGGGGAGGTTTGCGATGTAATGTCATTGCTAACGCTGCCAACTG GAGGTTAAATCCTGGAGGTGGAGGTGTAAATGCAGCAATTTTTAATGCTGCAGGTCCTGAACTGGAGTctgcaacaaaagaaaaagtacaATCTCTTTCTCCTGGGAATGCTGCTGTTGTTCCTCTAccttcatcttctcctttgttcaCCAGAGAGGGTGTAACCCATGTAATACATGTTGTTGGACCTAATATGAACCCACAAAGACCAAATTGTCTAAATAATGATTATAATAAAGGCTGCAAAATTCTCCAAGATGCTTATACTTCACTTTTTGAAGGCTTTGCATCTATTGTGAGGAACCAGACATGGCATCCAGTAGGAAAAAGTGAAAACCTTGAAAGGAAGTCTTTAGAGTTGCAGGTTCAGTCTGATTGTTCCAGAAATTATTTCACAAAAACTGATCAAAAGAGTAAGAGAGATGTTGATCATGGATTGGGAAAAAGTAAGAAATACAAGGGGACTCGGGATGACTCTGGATTGACCTTTACTGATTCTAGGAATGAAAATGTTGATTCAGAGCATAGAACTGAGAGGAGCATGACTAAGACATGGGGATCATGGGCTCAAGCTCTTCACCAAATAGCTATGCATCCAGAAAAGCTTAAGGATGACTTGCTTGAAATTTCCGATGATGTTGTTGTATTGAATGATATGTATCCCAAG GCACGGAAGCATGTTCTGGTGTTGGCACGAACCGGAGGTCTTGATTGCCTTGCAGATGTCCAAAAGGAGCACCTTCAGTTATTGAACAAGATGCATGATGTGGGTTTAAAGTGGGCTGAGAAGTTCTTGAACGAGAATGCTTCCCTGGTATTTCGTCTCGGATATCACTCG GCACCATCAATGCGACAACTACATTTACATGTTATTAGCCAGGACTTCGAATCAATACATTTAAAGAACAAGAAGCACTGGAACTCATTTAACACAGCTTTCTTTCTTGACTCGGTAGATGTAATGGATGAGATCTCTAGTGATGGGAAGGCAAAATTGAAAGATGATGACAAACTACTGTCTATGGAGTTGAGGTGCCACAGATGTAGAAGTGCACATCCAAACATACCGcgtttaaaattacatattagcAGCTGCCAATCCCCCTTTCCTGCTCACCTGCTTCAACACGGACGTTTGGTGCATGCACCAGGAGAACCTCATAGCAATGTCCAGTAG